One Nicotiana tomentosiformis chromosome 4, ASM39032v3, whole genome shotgun sequence genomic window carries:
- the LOC104109006 gene encoding E3 ubiquitin-protein ligase RING1-like, with protein MAMNTRKLLQTANQSKDCLYFCDSTCPDSCYPYVDLDYYTPPPPPPPLPPPQLSSKHHQNISPYIIISVALFASLILLVSYYLIIVKNCLNWNRRRSTSAQGSNEEFLDENRAPIIDHPIWYINTVGLQPSVIDKITIFKFKKGDGLIEGTNCSVCLNEFQEEESLRLLPNCKHAFHIHCIDTWLRSHTNCPLCRASIEPNLGTSFSTNEERMLEIDEQRDDTGEVNSNNEATDGEICENAGEQEEVLQIESLGTSAKKVNTKWDSVNGEVQGMRRSVSVDSSISLNIGLGMYMLSRMSRGEKGCVETAKLEEAVGENSSSMALSLHKEHVLMKRSFSYGGRSFFSRHHRSSSSVLPL; from the coding sequence ATGGCTATGAACACCAGAAAACTACTTCAAACTGCAAATCAATCCAAAGATTGTTTGTATTTTTGTGATTCAACATGTCCTGATAGTTGTTATCCATATGTAGACTTGGATTATTacacaccaccaccaccacctccgCCGCTGCCGCCGCCACAATTAAGTAGCAAACATCATCAGAATATATCACCTTATATTATCATCTCTGTTGCCTTATTTGCTAGCTTGATTCTTCTTGTTAGCTACTATTTGATCATTGTTAAGAACTGCTTGAATTGGAACAGAAGAAGAAGCACCTCAGCACAAGGCTCCAATGAAGAATTTTTAGACGAAAATCGAGCTCCTATAATTGATCATCCAATTTGGTACATCAACACTGTGGGTCTTCAACCATCTGTTATTGATAAGATAACTATTTTCAAGTTCAAAAAAGGGGATGGTCTGATTGAAGGAACAAACTGCTCTGTTTGCTTGAATGAATTTCAAGAAGAGGAGTCTCTTAGACTACTTCCAAATTGTAAACATGCTTTTCACATCCATTGTATTGACACATGGCTTAGATCACACACCAATTGTCCCTTGTGTCGTGCTTCTATCGAGCCGAATTTAGGTACTAGTTTCAGTACCAATGAAGAAAGGATGTTGGAAATTGATGAACAGAGAGATGATACTGGAGAAGTAAATAGTAACAATGAGGCCACAGATGGCGAGATTTGCGAAAATGCTGGTGAGCAAGAAGAGGTTTTGCAGATTGAGAGCCTGGGAACTTCAGCAAAAAAAGTTAATACCAAATGGGATAGTGTAAATGGAGAGGTACAAGGAATGAGGAGGTCTGTTTCAGTAGATTCTTCAATTAGTTTAAATATAGGACTTGGTATGTATATGTTGTCAAGAATGAGTAGAGGTGAAAAGGGATGTGTTGAAACAGCAAAACTGGAGGAAGCTGTTGGTGAAAATTCAAGTTCCATGGCATTGTCTCTGCATAAAGAACATGTTTTGATGAAGAGATCATTTTCATATGGTGGTAGGTCTTTCTTCTCAAGACATCATCGTAGCTCCAGTTCAGTACTTCCATTGTGA